From Sphingomonas hengshuiensis, one genomic window encodes:
- the galU gene encoding UTP--glucose-1-phosphate uridylyltransferase GalU — protein sequence MTIKPLRKAVFPVGGLGTRFLPATKAMPKEMLPIVDRPLIQYAVDEALEAGIEQMIFVTGRGKSAIEDHFDIAYELENTMTSRGKSLEVLDATRLKPGAVAYVRQQEPMGLGHAVWCAREIVGDEPFAVLLADDFMLGKPGCLKQMVEAYNKVGGNLICAEIVPDDQTHRYGIITPGAQDGTLTEVKGLVEKPAPGTAPSNLSVIGRYILQPEVMRVLEGQEKGAGGEIQLTDAMARMIGGQAFHGVTFQGTRFDCGDKAGFIQANLAVALQRPDIAPAVRSFMATLD from the coding sequence CTGCGCAAGGCCGTGTTTCCCGTCGGCGGGCTGGGGACGCGATTTCTCCCTGCGACCAAGGCGATGCCGAAAGAGATGCTGCCGATCGTGGATCGGCCGCTGATCCAATATGCCGTCGACGAGGCGCTGGAAGCCGGGATCGAGCAGATGATTTTCGTCACCGGACGCGGCAAATCCGCGATCGAGGACCATTTCGACATCGCCTATGAACTCGAGAACACGATGACGAGCCGCGGCAAGTCGCTTGAGGTGCTCGACGCGACGCGGCTGAAGCCGGGCGCGGTCGCCTATGTGCGGCAGCAGGAGCCGATGGGCCTCGGCCATGCGGTATGGTGCGCGCGCGAGATCGTCGGCGACGAGCCGTTCGCCGTGCTGCTGGCGGACGACTTCATGCTCGGCAAGCCGGGCTGCCTCAAGCAGATGGTCGAGGCCTATAACAAGGTCGGCGGCAACCTGATCTGCGCCGAGATCGTCCCCGACGACCAGACGCATCGCTACGGCATCATCACGCCGGGTGCCCAGGATGGCACGCTGACCGAGGTGAAGGGATTGGTCGAGAAGCCCGCGCCGGGCACCGCGCCGTCGAACCTGTCGGTCATCGGGCGCTACATCCTCCAGCCCGAAGTGATGCGCGTGCTGGAGGGCCAGGAAAAGGGCGCCGGTGGCGAGATCCAGCTCACCGACGCGATGGCGCGGATGATCGGCGGCCAGGCGTTCCACGGTGTGACCTTCCAGGGCACGCGCTTCGATTGCGGCGACAAGGCGGGCTTCATCCAGGCGAATCTCGCGGTCGCGCTCCAGCGCCCCGACATCGCGCCTGCCGTGCGCAGCTTCATGGCGACGCTGGACT